The Glycine soja cultivar W05 chromosome 9, ASM419377v2, whole genome shotgun sequence sequence acccctcccgctttgggagaaagagttgcaaccaaAGTTGACTCCCTGTCATCCAAGGtcaccaacatcaccggcctcagtggcttAAGCCGCAGTGGCCGGGTGTTCGCTCCCCCTCACTTGGGggaattgccctccaaggggaaagcgcccatggtccaagagcccacagacgtagccaccccctcAAAGGAAGTGGATCCTCCGGTGGTAAaaggggctgaaaagaaagagggtcttcaaggaaagacggtgactttggaagaggctcatgagttccttcgcctcatccaacaaagcgagtttaaggtagttgagcaactgaataaaactccagcaaggatctttttgcttgaactgctcataaacttcgagcctcatcgtgcgctgttgataaaggtcttcaacgatgcccatgtagcacatgatatctcggtggagggttttgaaggcatcgttaatcatataaccaccaataattatatcgcgtttgtggaagaagagattcacgttgaggggagaggacacaacaaggctctacatgtgtcggtgagatgtatggaccatgtcatcgcgaaggtacttatcgacaatggatcgagtttaaatgtgatgccaaagaccactttggaaaagcttccttttagtgcatcacgtttaaaaccaagttcgatggtggtacgagcctttgatggtactcggcgggaagtgataggggaaatcgacattcccattcagatagacccccacacttgcaatgtggtgtttcaagtgatAGACATAAATCCCGcttatagctgcctcttggggagaccttggattcatgcgctgggagcggtcccttcaacgcttcaccagaaattaaagttcgtagttggtggacttttagtgatagtgtcgggtgaagaggatatgttggtgagatgcccctcctccgcaccatacgtagaagcggcggaagaatcattggaaatagctttccaatccttcgaggtggtgagctgcgcctctgtggaaccaagtccgttgctaccttctttctccaacgcggccataatggtaGCGCGGGTGATGCTCAAGCACGgatatgagcccggaatgggtctaggcaaggagggcctcgggaatgccgacgtagTCGATATTAAGGGAAATTCGTACAAGTATGGAgtggggtatgaacccgggatgccgagAAGGAGGAATGCGCCATCAAGATTCCGGGCGGATAGGACATGATCCGGCCATGTTACCCAATGTTTCACCAGTGCCGGAATCATGTTCGACGAAGAGGTGGCAGCAATCGGAGAGGAGTGCCctcaagtggggaactggcgcgtgataagccagtcaaaggtctataccgctgattcaatgtaattagaggctatagtttcctttctctcttgttttgtgaaatctaccttattaaataaacaaagagatcttgtttcatctgttcttgcagtcccaccttttctcatatcattttgcatgtttttgtttcttttgtcttgattggtatagatatgagggtcggtTCTTTAGGGATTCTAACGACGAGGGTTTGACGATCGATTTCGACCGAGATGTAAGCCAAACGATGaacgaagaaaaagaagagggcGTCCTTTCActagagttggagaggttgattgCTCAGGAAGAACATGAAATGAAGCCTTACCAAGAAGAAACTGAACTGGTGAACTTAGGGAccggaaaaggaaagaaagaagtaaaagtaggaagcggtatgaccgcacccatccgccaaggcttgataacccttcttgaagaatatcaagacgtcTTTGCGTGGTCGTACCAACAAATGCTCGGTCTGgactccgacattgtgcagcataagttgccattgagtcctgggtcttccccagttaagcaaaagctacgaaggatgaggcccgagatgtctttaaaaatcaaagaagaagtaagaaagcagttcgatgcgggtttcttagctgtagctcgatacctggagtgggtggccaacattgtcccggtcccgaaaaaggacggtatggtgcgaatgtgtgtagattatcgggacttaaatcgagccagtcctaaagacaatttttccctgccacacatcgatatactggtagataatacagctaagttcgcccttttctcgtttatggacggtttctcggggtataatcaaataaagatggcacccgaagatgtagagaagaccactttcgtcaccctatggggaacgttctgctataaagtgatggccttcgggctgaaaaatgttggggcaacctatcagcgtgccatggtagcgttgttccatgacatgatgcataaggaaatagaggtctacgtagatgacatgattgccaaatctcggactgaggacgaacacctcgttGATCTGTGTAAGTTGTTCGGAAGGTTGTggaaataccaactgaagctaaacccaaccaagtgcaccttcggggtaaagtcggggaagttgctgggatttatcgtaagtcagaaagggatagagatagatcccgagaaagtgaaggccattcttgaaatgccgaaaccacgcacggagaagcaggttcgaggtttcttgggcaggttgaattatatcgcgagatttatctcgcaactcacccctacatgtgagcccattttcaagctTTTATGTAAGAACTAGGCGGTCCTATGGAAcagcgactgccaagaggccttcaagaagatcaaacagagtctcgcgaagcccccggtgctcatgccacctgtagcAGGAAGACTTCTTTTCCtatacatgaccgtgttggatgagtctatggggtgcgtgttgggtcagcacgatgattctgggaaaaagaaacaagccatttactatctaagcaagaagtttaccgcatgtgagatgaattacttaatgctggaaaggacgtgttgtgctctggtatgggcatcacatcggcttaggcagtacatgctcagccatatcATGTGGCTTATTtacaaaatggatcccgtgaaatacatctttgagaaaccggccctcacgggacgaatcgctaggtggcaggtactactatctgaattcgatatcgtgtacgtcacccaaaaggcggtaaagggaagtgccttggtAGATTATTTGGCCTAGCAACCCCTCTAGGATTATCGgtcgatgcaccctgagttcccagatgaagatatcatggccctgttcgaagagaagtggacgcacgaggacatagacaaatggattatTTGCtttgatggggcatctaatgctttgggtcacggagtaggggcagtccttgtatccctggatgatcagtgtattcctttcacggccaggctaggtttcgattgtaccaacaatatggccgaatatgaagcgtgtgctcttgggattcaagcggccattgattttgatgtaaagctGCTCAAAGTGTACggagactcggctttggtgatacgccaattgaaaggagaatgggaaactagggatccgaagttggtaccctatcaaactcacatcttaaAGTTAGCCGAGTTCTTTGACGatatttctttccaccacataccttgggaagagaatcaaatggtcGATGtgttagccaccctggcatccatgtttcaacttgccccacacggggatctgccgtacatcgaattcagatcTCAGGGCAGGCCAGCGTATTGTTGGgagatagaggaagagcgggatgggaaaccgtggtacttcgatatcaagcaatatgttgagaacaaagaatatccaccagggatttccaACAACGACAAAAaaacgttaaggagattggctactggcttctttgtaagtggtaccatcctgtacaaacgaaaccacgacatgaccctcctacgatgcgtagacgccaaagaggcgaacttcatgattgaggaaatccaTGAGGGTTcgtttgggacacatgccaatgggcatgctatggccaggaagatcctcaGGGCCGGTTATTACTAGCTCACTATGGAGAGCGATTGCTGCacccatgtaaggaagtgtcataaatgtcaggcatacacggacaatgtcaatgttccgccacatcctctgaatgttgtgtccgccccttggcccttttccatgtggggaatagatgtcattggggccatcgaacccaaagcgacgaatggtcaccgcttcattcttgtggcgacaGATTACTTCACCagatgggtcgaagcggcttcttatactaatgtcacgagaagtgtggtggtcagattcataaagagggagctgatttgtcgatacagactccctaggaagatcattactgacaatggcaccaatctgaacaacaaaatgatgcaagaaatgtgcgaggatttcaagatccagcatcataactccaccccgtagcggccaaagatgaatggggctgtagaggccgcaaataagaatattaagaagattgttcagaagatgaaggtgtcatacaaagattggcatgagatgttgcctttcgccctgcacggatatagaacctcggtacgaacttctactggagcagcaccgtattccttggtttatgggatggaagcagttctcccatttgaggtagaggttccgtctcagaggataatagcggaatcaggcctaaaagagtcagaatgggctcaagcacgctacaaccaactcaaccttattgaaggtaagcggttgacggccatgagccatgggcacctatatcaacaaaggataaagaacgcgttcgaTAAGAAGGtgcgcccgcgcaagttcaacgagggggaccttgtgctgaaaaagatgtcccacgctgttaaggataatcgaggaaagtgggccccgaattatgaaggacctttcgttgtgaaaagggctttttctgggggtgctctgatactcaccaacatggatggcgaggagctaccgtcgcccgtgaactctgatgtcgttaagcgatattacgcttgaagtctggggcaattgagaggaccgttgcatgttcttttatttctgagttttttgttcttggtttcctccagggattcccattcactgtaaTTGTCTCacttctttaaaagaagagaagatgggtgaggcttcagtcctcattTCGATTTTAAACCTTGTGTTAGTTTGTaataacttgagccctcttcgctcggtcaATGGGATACCCCAAGCGCttaaattaaaactgaacctaaccaaccttcactaagaaaatcatcgcattaaaaaacattcatacatgcatgtacacatgcatatcttgtagtagcaggggcagaatcgtcttaggccacGGTCAGAGGTCGAGACAAAGTTgacggcagaaatcaaccaaagtaagacgatgacccggtcacgattggccgcacattgtttgtttcctacttgcaggtacttagagACGGGTGCATatggaggatagggtcacgaccgaccaatCTTCGTCCCTTCCCGGCGCtggacaagcagagaacgtcgctgcaaggcagctcagtatcctttgaattcacagtatttattactattgtttatgttaaataagtaatcgatgTCTgtttctaacttaagtaggttcgaGTAGGCAAATGTTAAACTGTAAAAAGAGGGGGGGCATGGTTATGGTTcccctaaaaacaaaaaaatttgcaggttagctcgcctgggcgagcaacccctgcaccagattataaaaaataagggaGGGGGACGTTTTCTGCACCCAAAagcttccccccccccccccctcattcaaaagagagaCCTCACGAAGCTTGCGTTTTTTGGTCTCCCAAGCCACTTTTGGtcgcattttgctttcattttttgtattcctactcactccaacaagtaagtattcaatccttgagttttttgcTTTCCATTGGTGTAATTTGTTCATCTTTTGGAGCTCTAAATTGTAAGAATGTGCTCATATTTATGGGGCAGTTTTGGGGttttttatgcttgatttgttagagttgaggggttgtaggggatggccttaggcctatgtggTATTCTGaaacaatggggcatgccacattgcccccattctcttgcaatttatgccCAAACACGCgtccaccaagtgctcggtgaaatgccccaatgacatATGGATATAGTTTTGTAAGAttgggattgtgggactgttttatatacaTAGGGACAGCATAGAggattcaaaataggtgcccacATGCAGTTCTAAGCTTAAGAACCCAAGCTTTTagtttcaatgcaaggaaacatggcTTATGTCTAAAAATCtgaatttttggttttaaaagtaGAAAGGCATGGAAGTTAGGATatgcttgtgagagtttttacccgaatttggctgccccatgaggggtactttgcacctaggtagcatggaaaatatcTTTCAATGGTATGTAAATATGTGTGTAAATATGGGTAGCATGGAAAACACCTTTCAATggtgtgtatatatgtgaatatatggcataaaattccttgcaaagtgtgaatgagtaGCAGAAAAATGTCTTTTAACATATGCGTATTTGAAGATAGGTAGCATTAGGAGCCTTTTAGAAAATGTGTCCATGTCAAAAAGGGCCTAGGAcgcttcctaaatgaatatatgatggcctggaatttccttttcaaatgcaagtatgtgcatgacgtaattagccttccaatgtgcatataaataaatgtgagtgaaacaaaaaaaatttgtatgataaaCACTTCAAATATGTGTAGATAGCAACATATTTAGAACGTGATTAGGTGTAAATTTTGACACAATACCTTGAGTACGAGaatgtgtgttcttttcaaagatatatatatatatatatatatatatatatatatatatatatatatatatatatatatatatatatgtgataacTAGAATATGTTGgatattgaaattctgatacagaggtcagatgtcgtaccagatgtcacgacatcacgcttcagaacatggagattatatttgactgtatgaacagattaaacaagtaaataacacaagagaattgttaacccagttcggtgcaacctcacctacatctgggggctaccaagccagggaggaaatccactaaaatagtgttagttcgaagatctaacagccactgtttacaaccttctcacctaaccactacccgtgcaacctctacctaagagccactcttagatatgagaacccctctcactccctctcaatcactctcccgtgtttacaattaaatcgaatacacaccagagattactctctgaacaaaagagatcaactctacacactatagagatcaactctacacactcaggtccaacacttgatgttagagcaacatcaaggtggctcacaaaacactcaagtcccaaaactcacaaaataactcttcaatcccggacttgatagaaaactcgtgcagccttcatgtttatatagcagtgtgcgtatctgggctgcaattacttgtgctggatgagatctatcattctcctgaaaatctgcacttaaagatctaaaagataaagtttgatcttttagtttttatctttaatctttaatccctgaacgatctattcaagtttgtaattcgaactttaattatcttttaattcgttcctagagatagatcgtctaatctgttgttaactgcacaataatctgttaaagagataacagatttatgtgtccagtattttcgggcaggatgtcctggacattgtatccgacatcgtggatcctgcacactctgttaaaggtataacagatttatgtgtccagtattttcgggcaggatgtcctggacattgtatccgacatcgtggatcctgcagcttcaattcttcatttgacattttatcttgccttgtgcattgtgcagcccgatctgattccttgacataacgttggacatcatgtgcagcaactccagctttccttcattgtctaagtgcttatgttttaacaaaattttagccaatcttttaaaactcagtagagctaagcactaacaatctccccctttggcaaattttgtctaaaacatacttagacacttcttgagcaggtacgagcagttatgcaagtgggatcagcaactttcattatcagagtaatcaagcacagcggtatctgtaggggcgacagcaaaattctgcaagttgcaagtcgtttccaggatgtcaagacatctcacgtgacatcagctttctgctccccctgtctccatgctcctactgctgtgaagcagttcactgcggcatcttctatcagctactagtcttttccaggatgtcaagacatctcatgtgacatcagctttctgctccccctgtctccatgctcttactgcagcatcttctatcagctactagtagttacagtagcttacatcagtcatcatcagcagcagcagtctccccctcaaaatcatgaatcatgcatacatcgtatcatacaactccccctcaaaatcatgaatcatgcatacatcgtatcctactactcaaaatcataaatcatgcacataatactattactccccctttttagacagaatttgacaaaagtagaatgcatgcaaatattacagaccaatagcaatcaattgttcaaagggacatgcccctatagctagtaaaagcaaaaataaaggtctgatggtcatggggtggcctcagaatcatcatcatctgattctgtctcttctgctgcatcttcttcttcctcagcagcttcttcttcttcctcagctgcttcttcttcctcagctgcttctccatcatcaatgccactttctgagagtcttttgatcagccgttccagctccattttcttctctgtggtggctttgatggttgcttccagcaccttgcatgtgtccttgagttcagcaatcaaagcatccttggacacagcacctgaagcagcagctttccctgatgtcgagacaatgtctgggacatgtgtcccctcaaacagtttgtaatgcagggatagaggagattctctcttcatcacagagtcaatgttgtttaagatattgggatgttgactcaacataatgccacacaatacagttgggaaggcaatgggtaatttgacagcaaaagattctgaatgcttaacagtttgatcaaaaatatagtttccaaaattaaatttggacttggttccaacagcatacagaaatttacccaaacctgtggcaacagtggaagtatgattggtgggtacccagtttgcagcgccaatcctatgcagaattgcatacttcacactcagcttccctgcagaaagcttccctttctttggccaatgctggacttgtttggcagtgatttccttggcaatttgatgctcagaaacagcaagatccaccactccttcagttggtctgcccaggtatttgttgatcacagcaggggagaatctaacacattttcctctgacaaacactttctgataatcatcactttttctgtttgttatgtcagagggaatgttgacaatgaattccctgactaggctttcataacaatctcccaacttggtgactgtcttcagtagtccagcagccttgatgaggtccatgatctccttgcaagccaaggcatctcttcccagttctctttcaacagcaagccttcgttgatatacaaatttccacctttcaacattgccaatggagtggaatgagatgttgtccaatggtgcatcagggacattttcaggcacctttttccctgatttcttggccctcttgatgtcgggaacatctagttcgacatcataatcagaatcagatgaggaaatttctttcctcttcttggaagagactgcaactttgctccatctggatgtggtaggagtgattggtgtgctcttcttctgtgccatagttttgattcgtccagacctagtaatgggggttttcccttttctgctttgtaacctttctgcaatgccaggtgccaacctgttggcaatgggttcctcatcagattctacttcttcaaggtcaatgaggtcacctggagcaggttctggtgcccgtggtgcaggggtcttctctgtggcttgatccttttcctctgttgattcctctttactggatgaagaggggacttcagcatttggggtggaagatgttggaacatctttgtcagcatcagggacagaaacattcggggtggaggatgttggaacatcttcatcagcatcagggacagacgcatttttcagaatgctactcacaatactgcgaatcttcttatccatctccgggtctacttccctaggacttgttgcggggctagggttttcagaaatcttcactccctgttgtcttttgggaaccagtttctcaggaacaggggcttgaccaggaatcatttgtatgggttggatatggaattcaggttgttcctggtttgatggtgctttggtggatgatggagatgatggtacagaaggCGAACCAGGTGATGAAgtatcttttggtgaggtagccatggagaagcagagcttttgaaaTGGTTTCGTGAAATTCCGAGAGgagttggggaatgctgatgaaaacaagaatgccacgaaaatataaatttgaatgaagaatgtagaggggcgtgtgaagcaacggtcgaatctgttttggcccagtaatgaatgtgctattaacgtttgagcacattcaaatagaagtaattgctataagtcttctagcagacaaatgcccagcttgcccctcagtttttcaaactgatttgcatccaatgcctttgtgaaaatatctgctatttgttcctcagtgtcaacatgcttcagtgtgatcactttatcatcaacaagatctctaatatagtgatgtctaatgtcaatgtgcttggttctgctgtgttgaacaggatttttagaaatattaatagcactcaagttgtcacagaacaatgtcatgacatcttgttcgacattgtactccttgagcatctgcttcatccaaactagttgtgaacagctgcttcctgctgcaatatactctgcttctgcagtagatagggacacacagttctgcttcttgctgaaccatgaaataagattgttgcccaaatagaagcatccaccagaagtgctttttctgtcatctgcacttccagcccaatcagcatcacaatacccaaccagcattgaatctgaacaatgacagtacataatcccatagtcactggtgccatttacatatttcagaattctctttacttgattcaaatgacttatcttgggattggcttgatatcttgcacaaacacctactgcataggtgatgtcaggtctgctagctgttaaatatagtaagctcccaatcatgcttctgtacagactttgatcaacactgctgccagcttcatcttttgtcagcttcaagtgagtaggtgcaggtgttcttttatggctggcatttcccatcccaaacttcttgacaatgttctttgcgtacttgctttgtgagaggaatatggagtcttccatctgcttcacttggagtcccagaaaataagtcagctctccaacaagactcatctcaaattcagattgcatctgttggacaaaatgtcgaagcatctcattcgacatccctccaaacacaatgtcatcaacatatatctgtgctatcatcaagttttcagcatcttgtttgacaaagagagtcttgtcaattcctcccttcctatacccttgctgagtaaggaactctgttagcctttcataccaagctcttggagcttgcttcaatccatagagggccttcttgagcctgtatacatgatctggatgagttggatctacaaatccctttggctgctccacataggcttcttcattcaggtatccattcagaaacgcgctcttcacatccatctggtacagcttgaatttgaggatgcaagctacaccaagtaacaatctgatggactcaagtctagcaacaggggcgaaagtttcatcaaagtctacaccttcaatctgagtgtagccttgagcaacaagtctggccttgtttctggttataacaccttcttcattggtcttgttcttgaagatccacttggtgccaattacattagttccctcgggtctaggaactagctcccaaacttcattccttttgaattgctccaattcttcttgcatagcattgatccagaactcat is a genomic window containing:
- the LOC114367908 gene encoding uncharacterized protein LOC114367908, whose translation is IAHSLLGQNRFDRCFTRPSTFFIQIYIFVAFLFSSAFPNSSRNFTKPFQKLCFSMATSPKDTSSPGSPSVPSSPSSTKAPSNQEQPEFHIQPIQMIPGQAPVPEKLVPKRQQGVKISENPSPATSPREVDPEMDKKIRSIVSSILKNASVPDADEDVPTSSTPNVSVPDADKDVPTSSTPNAEVPSSSSKEESTEEKDQATEKTPAPRAPEPAPGDLIDLEEVESDEEPIANRLAPGIAERLQSRKGKTPITRSGRIKTMAQKKSTPITPTTSRWSKVAVSSKKRKEISSSDSDYDVELDVPDIKRAKKSGKKVPENVPDAPLDNISFHSIGNVERWKFVYQRRLAVERELGRDALACKEIMDLIKAAGLLKTVTKLGDCYESLVREFIVNIPSDITNRKSDDYQKVFVRGKCVRFSPAVINKYLGRPTEGVVDLAVSEHQIAKEITAKQVQHWPKKGKLSAGKLSVKYAILHRIGAANWVPTNHTSTVATGLGKFLYAVGTKSKFNFGNYIFDQTVKHSESFAVKLPIAFPTVLCGIMLSQHPNILNNIDSVMKRESPLSLHYKLFEGTHVPDIVSTSGKAAASGAVSKDALIAELKDTCKVLEATIKATTEKKMELERLIKRLSESGIDDGEAAEEEEAAEEEEEAAEEEEDAAEETESDDDDSEATP